Proteins encoded in a region of the Prunus persica cultivar Lovell chromosome G4, Prunus_persica_NCBIv2, whole genome shotgun sequence genome:
- the LOC18780308 gene encoding sedoheptulose-1,7-bisphosphatase, chloroplastic: METSVACYARGAFPVRNVSSQHSSSLVSPASISSSFNSKVLRTSSLFGESLRMVPKSSLRVLKSKNSSSVPKCAIGDSLEEFLTKATPDKKLITLLISMGEALRTIGFKVRTASCGGTACVNSFGDEQLAVDMLADKLLFEALTYSHVCKYACSEEVPELQDMGGPAEGGFSVAFDPLDGSSIVDTNFTVGTIFGVWPGDKLTGVTGSDQVAAAMGIYGPRTTYVLAVKGFPGTHEFLLLDEGKWQHVKETTEIGEGKLFSPGNLRATFDNPDYSKLIDYYVKEKYTLRYTGGMVPDVNQIIVKEKGIFTNVISPTTKAKLRLLFEVAPLGLLVENAGGFSSDGHQSVLDKVIVNLDDRTQVAYGSKNEIIRFEETLYGSSRLKEAVPVGAAA, from the exons ATGGAGACCAGTGTTGCATGCTACGCCAGAGGAGCTTTTCCAGTGCGTAATGTTTCATCTCAGCATTCAAGCTCCCTAGTCTCTCCAGCTTCCATCTCTTCATCTTTCAATTCTAAG GTTTTGAGAACAAGCTCTCTATTTGGGGAATCATTGCGTATGGTGCCAAAATCATCCCTGAGAGTTTTAAAGTCAAAGAACAGTTCCAGTGTACCCAAATGTGCAATTGGTGATAGCTTG GAAGAATTCCTAACAAAGGCAACCCCAGATAAGAAACTGATCACATTGTTGATATCAATGGGGGAAGCATTAAGGACCATTGGATTTAAAGTGAGGACAGCTTCTTGTGGAGGAACAGCATGTGTGAATTCTTTTGGAGATGAGCAGCTTGCTGTGGATATGCTTGCTGATAAGCTTCTTTTTGAG GCCTTAACTTACTCACACGTTTGCAAATATGCTTGTTCTGAAGAAGTTCCTGAACTCCAAGACATGGGAGGCCCAGCTGAAG GTGGATTCAGTGTTGCCTTTGATCCACTTGATGGCTCCAGTATTGTCGACACAAATTTCACTGTAGGGACAATTTTTGGGGTGTGGCCAGGAGATAAGTTAACTGGGGTAACAGGAAGCGATCAAGTTGCTGCAGCCATGGGGATTTACGGGCCTCGAACAACATATGTTCTTGCTGTTAAAGGCTTCCCTGGCACCCATGAGTTCCTTCTTCTTGATGAAG GAAAATGGCAACATGTTAAGGAGACAACAGAAATTGGTGAAGGAAAGCTATTCTCCCCTGGAAATTTGAGAGCCACATTTGACAACCCTGACTACAGCAAG CTGATTGACTACTATGTGAAAGAGAAGTACACACTGAGATACACCGGAGGAATGGTTCCGGATGTTAACCAG ATTATTGTAAAAGAGAAGGGCATCTTCACCAATGTGATATCCCCAACTACCAAGGCTAAGCTAAGACTGTTGTTTGAGGTAGCTCCATTGGGCTTGTTGGTTGAAAATGCTGGAGGTTTTAGTAGTGATGGCCACCAGTCTGTGCTAGACAAGGTGATCGTTAATCTTGACGATCGGACTCAAGTGGCTTACGGATCCAAGAACGAGATTATCCGCTTCGAAGAAACTCTATACGGATCGTCCAGGCTCAAGGAAGCAGTGCCTGTTGGAGCTGCTGCCTAG
- the LOC18780615 gene encoding auxin-responsive protein SAUR71 — translation MKQLIRRLSRVADSSQYCLLRSADTASSRPRRSESFRVKLRRRRSSAGEPVVPEGHVPVYVGDEMERFVVHAELLNHPVFVELLNKSAQEYGYEQKGVLRIPCHVIVFERVLEALRLGQPPSRDLHDLLSSISDDLRSW, via the coding sequence atgaAGCAGTTGATCAGAAGGCTCTCCCGCGTCGCCGACTCGTCGCAGTACTGCCTCCTGCGCTCCGCCGACACGGCGTCGTCCCGCCCACGCCGAAGCGAGTCGTTTCGGGTGAAGCTCCGCCGCCGCAGGTCCTCCGCCGGCGAACCGGTGGTTCCAGAGGGACACGTGCCGGTCTATGTTGGCGACGAGATGGAGCGGTTCGTGGTTCACGCCGAGCTGCTGAACCACCCGGTCTTCGTCGAGCTCCTGAACAAGTCGGCTCAGGAGTACGGCTACGAGCAGAAGGGCGTGCTCCGGATCCCTTGTCACGTGATCGTCTTCGAGCGCGTGCTGGAGGCTCTCCGCCTCGGGCAGCCCCCGTCTCGTGACCTGCACGACCTCCTGAGCTCGATCTCCGACGACCTGAGATCCTGGTAG